The Saccopteryx leptura isolate mSacLep1 chromosome 2, mSacLep1_pri_phased_curated, whole genome shotgun sequence genome has a window encoding:
- the PIP4K2C gene encoding phosphatidylinositol 5-phosphate 4-kinase type-2 gamma isoform X4 yields MASSSAPPATVPASTAGPGQGFGFASKTKKKHFVQQKINELSQVPPPVMLLPDDFKASSKIKVNNHLFHRENLPSHFKFKEYCPQVFRNLRDRFGIDDQDYLVSLTRSPPSESEGSDGRFLISYDRTLVIKEVSSEDIADMHSNLSNYHQYIVKCHGNTLLPQFLGMYRVSVDNEDSYMLVMRNMFSHRLPVHRKYDLKGSLVSREASDKEKVKELPTLKDMDFLNKNQKVYIGEAEKKVFLEKLKRDVEFLVQLKIMDYSLLLGIHDIVRGSEPEEEEGPVREEESEGDGDCGLPGPTALVGSYGTSPEGIGGCIHSHLPLGPGEFESFIDVYAIRSAEGAPQKEVYFMGLIDILTQYDAKKKAAHAAKTVKHGAGAEISTVHPEQYAKRFLDFITNIFA; encoded by the exons ATCAATGAGCTCAGCCAGGTGCCTCCTCCTGTGATGCTGCTGCCAGATGACTTTAAGGCCAGTTCCAAGATCAAGGTGAACAATCACCTTTTCCACAG GGAAAATCTGCCTAGTCATTTCAAGTTCAAGGAGTATTGTCCCCAGGTCTTCAGGAACCTCCGTGATCGATTTGGCATTGATGACCAGGATTACTTG GTATCCCTTACCCGAAGTCCCCCAAGTGAAAGTGAAGGCAGTGACGGTCGCTTCCTTATCTCCTATGATCGGACTCTGGTCATCAAAGAAGTATCCAGTGAGGACATTGCTGACATGCATAGCAACCTCTCTAACTACCaccag TACATTGTGAAGTGCCATGGCAACACGCTGCTGCCCCAGTTTCTGGGGATGTACCGAGTTAGCGTGGACAATGAAGACAGCTACATGCTTGTGATGCGCAACATGTTTAGCCACCGTCTTCCTGTGCACAGGAAGTATGACCTCAAG GGCTCCCTAGTGTCTCGGGAAGCCAGCGATAAGGAAAAG GTTAAGGAGTTGCCCACCCTTAAGGATATGGACTTTCTCAACAAGAACCAGAAAGTTTATATTGGTGAAGCGGAGAAGAAAGTATTTCTAGAGAAGCTAAAGAGAGATGTGGAG TTCCTAGTGCAGCTGAAGATCATGGACTACAGCCTTCTGCTGGGCATACACGACATAGTTCGGGGCTCTGaaccagaggaggaggaggggcctgTGCGGGAAGAGGAGTCAGAGGGGGATGGGGACTGTGGCCTGCCTGGACCTACTGCTCTGGTGGGCTCCTATGGCACCTCCCCTGAGGGTATTGGTGGCTGCATCCATTCTCATCTGCCCCTGGGCCCTGGAGAGTTTGAATCCTTCATTGATGTCTACGCCATCCGGAGTGCTGAGG GGGCCCCCCAAAAGGAGGTTTATTTCATGGGCCTCATTGATATCCTGACGCAGTATGATGCCAAGAAGAAAGCAGCTCATGCAGCCAAAACTGTCAAGCACGGG GCCGGAGCAGAGATCTCTACTGTCCATCCTGAGCAGTATGCTAAGCGATTCCTGGATTTTATTACCAACATCTTTGCCTAA
- the PIP4K2C gene encoding phosphatidylinositol 5-phosphate 4-kinase type-2 gamma isoform X3, with protein sequence MASSSAPPATVPASTAGPGQGFGFASKTKKKHFVQQKQINELSQVPPPVMLLPDDFKASSKIKVNNHLFHRENLPSHFKFKEYCPQVFRNLRDRFGIDDQDYLVSLTRSPPSESEGSDGRFLISYDRTLVIKEVSSEDIADMHSNLSNYHQYIVKCHGNTLLPQFLGMYRVSVDNEDSYMLVMRNMFSHRLPVHRKYDLKGSLVSREASDKEKVKELPTLKDMDFLNKNQKVYIGEAEKKVFLEKLKRDVEFLVQLKIMDYSLLLGIHDIVRGSEPEEEEGPVREEESEGDGDCGLPGPTALVGSYGTSPEGIGGCIHSHLPLGPGEFESFIDVYAIRSAEGAPQKEVYFMGLIDILTQYDAKKKAAHAAKTVKHGAGAEISTVHPEQYAKRFLDFITNIFA encoded by the exons CAGATCAATGAGCTCAGCCAGGTGCCTCCTCCTGTGATGCTGCTGCCAGATGACTTTAAGGCCAGTTCCAAGATCAAGGTGAACAATCACCTTTTCCACAG GGAAAATCTGCCTAGTCATTTCAAGTTCAAGGAGTATTGTCCCCAGGTCTTCAGGAACCTCCGTGATCGATTTGGCATTGATGACCAGGATTACTTG GTATCCCTTACCCGAAGTCCCCCAAGTGAAAGTGAAGGCAGTGACGGTCGCTTCCTTATCTCCTATGATCGGACTCTGGTCATCAAAGAAGTATCCAGTGAGGACATTGCTGACATGCATAGCAACCTCTCTAACTACCaccag TACATTGTGAAGTGCCATGGCAACACGCTGCTGCCCCAGTTTCTGGGGATGTACCGAGTTAGCGTGGACAATGAAGACAGCTACATGCTTGTGATGCGCAACATGTTTAGCCACCGTCTTCCTGTGCACAGGAAGTATGACCTCAAG GGCTCCCTAGTGTCTCGGGAAGCCAGCGATAAGGAAAAG GTTAAGGAGTTGCCCACCCTTAAGGATATGGACTTTCTCAACAAGAACCAGAAAGTTTATATTGGTGAAGCGGAGAAGAAAGTATTTCTAGAGAAGCTAAAGAGAGATGTGGAG TTCCTAGTGCAGCTGAAGATCATGGACTACAGCCTTCTGCTGGGCATACACGACATAGTTCGGGGCTCTGaaccagaggaggaggaggggcctgTGCGGGAAGAGGAGTCAGAGGGGGATGGGGACTGTGGCCTGCCTGGACCTACTGCTCTGGTGGGCTCCTATGGCACCTCCCCTGAGGGTATTGGTGGCTGCATCCATTCTCATCTGCCCCTGGGCCCTGGAGAGTTTGAATCCTTCATTGATGTCTACGCCATCCGGAGTGCTGAGG GGGCCCCCCAAAAGGAGGTTTATTTCATGGGCCTCATTGATATCCTGACGCAGTATGATGCCAAGAAGAAAGCAGCTCATGCAGCCAAAACTGTCAAGCACGGG GCCGGAGCAGAGATCTCTACTGTCCATCCTGAGCAGTATGCTAAGCGATTCCTGGATTTTATTACCAACATCTTTGCCTAA
- the PIP4K2C gene encoding phosphatidylinositol 5-phosphate 4-kinase type-2 gamma isoform X5: MLLPDDFKASSKIKVNNHLFHRENLPSHFKFKEYCPQVFRNLRDRFGIDDQDYLVSLTRSPPSESEGSDGRFLISYDRTLVIKEVSSEDIADMHSNLSNYHQYIVKCHGNTLLPQFLGMYRVSVDNEDSYMLVMRNMFSHRLPVHRKYDLKGSLVSREASDKEKVKELPTLKDMDFLNKNQKVYIGEAEKKVFLEKLKRDVEFLVQLKIMDYSLLLGIHDIVRGSEPEEEEGPVREEESEGDGDCGLPGPTALVGSYGTSPEGIGGCIHSHLPLGPGEFESFIDVYAIRSAEGAPQKEVYFMGLIDILTQYDAKKKAAHAAKTVKHGAGAEISTVHPEQYAKRFLDFITNIFA; this comes from the exons ATGCTGCTGCCAGATGACTTTAAGGCCAGTTCCAAGATCAAGGTGAACAATCACCTTTTCCACAG GGAAAATCTGCCTAGTCATTTCAAGTTCAAGGAGTATTGTCCCCAGGTCTTCAGGAACCTCCGTGATCGATTTGGCATTGATGACCAGGATTACTTG GTATCCCTTACCCGAAGTCCCCCAAGTGAAAGTGAAGGCAGTGACGGTCGCTTCCTTATCTCCTATGATCGGACTCTGGTCATCAAAGAAGTATCCAGTGAGGACATTGCTGACATGCATAGCAACCTCTCTAACTACCaccag TACATTGTGAAGTGCCATGGCAACACGCTGCTGCCCCAGTTTCTGGGGATGTACCGAGTTAGCGTGGACAATGAAGACAGCTACATGCTTGTGATGCGCAACATGTTTAGCCACCGTCTTCCTGTGCACAGGAAGTATGACCTCAAG GGCTCCCTAGTGTCTCGGGAAGCCAGCGATAAGGAAAAG GTTAAGGAGTTGCCCACCCTTAAGGATATGGACTTTCTCAACAAGAACCAGAAAGTTTATATTGGTGAAGCGGAGAAGAAAGTATTTCTAGAGAAGCTAAAGAGAGATGTGGAG TTCCTAGTGCAGCTGAAGATCATGGACTACAGCCTTCTGCTGGGCATACACGACATAGTTCGGGGCTCTGaaccagaggaggaggaggggcctgTGCGGGAAGAGGAGTCAGAGGGGGATGGGGACTGTGGCCTGCCTGGACCTACTGCTCTGGTGGGCTCCTATGGCACCTCCCCTGAGGGTATTGGTGGCTGCATCCATTCTCATCTGCCCCTGGGCCCTGGAGAGTTTGAATCCTTCATTGATGTCTACGCCATCCGGAGTGCTGAGG GGGCCCCCCAAAAGGAGGTTTATTTCATGGGCCTCATTGATATCCTGACGCAGTATGATGCCAAGAAGAAAGCAGCTCATGCAGCCAAAACTGTCAAGCACGGG GCCGGAGCAGAGATCTCTACTGTCCATCCTGAGCAGTATGCTAAGCGATTCCTGGATTTTATTACCAACATCTTTGCCTAA